The Photobacterium sp. TY1-4 DNA window CCGGGTAGTGTGATCCGCTATGATCGCCGACCGCCACCGCCCGGAATGACGGGGGCTGAAATGGCCGCGGACGGACCGGCGGGACTTCCACGACCACGGTTGGGGGATGTCGTTCCCAGTGATTTTGAGCTGCGGGTATTTTTGCTGGATGCGGAGAAGAAAAGAATCATTGGCCCGCTGCAGCATGAAGATCAGATCCTGCACCCTTTACATCATAACGGAGAGATTCTGGGTTACCTGGGTTATATCCAGCCCGAGACCCTGGCTGAGGCGACAGAAGCGCAATTTGTCGATGAATTCAATGCCAGCCTGATTTGGATTTGGGCGGTGTCTTGCGGCCTGACGTTGGCAGTTGCACTCCCTTGGGCCCACTCGTTAATCAAAACAATTGAAGTGTTTAACAATGGGGTCCGGCAATTAGCGCTGGGAACTTACGGTACCCGGGTGAAGATTCAGCGCGAAGATGAGTTGGGTCAACTGGCCAGCGATATTAACCATTTGGCCGCGGTATTGGAGCAAAATGAGCGGGCCAGGCAACAGTGGATTGCGGATATTTCCCATGAGTTAAGAAACCCGCTGGCCATCATGCAGGCAGAAGTTGAAGCCGTGCAGGATGGTGTCCGTCAAAACGGCGAGTCAACCATGAAGTCGATCCACCATAATGTGACTCACCTGTCGCACCTGGTGAATGATCTGTATGAGCTGTCGCTCAGTGATATCGGTGCGCTCAGCTACGATAAGTATCCGGCATCGCCCATCGCTCTGATGGAGCAGTGTGTCGATTTGTACCGGGATGCGTTCGATGAAAAAGGGCTGGCGCTGTCAATTCGCTACATCGGTGAGCGCGACATCATGGCGGGGCTGACCATGGAGTTGGATCAGATCCGGATTCAGCAACTGTTTTCGAATGTGTTGAAAAACTCACTGAAATATACCGATGCCGGCGGGAAACTTGAGGTGGTGTGTCAGCACCTGCATAACCGATTACATCTCGCATTTAATGACTCAGCACCGGGTTTGTCGGACAGCGATCTGGCACAGATGTTTGAACGGCTGTTCCGTGCCGATCCTGCTCGCCAGCGGAGTAAATCTGGTGGGGCAGGGTTGGGTCTGTCTATTTGCCGGAGTATTGCTGAAGCTCACGACATGCGATTATCCGCGCAACATTCAGAGCTTGGCGGCGTGAGTATTCAAATCGGCATCACCTTGGAGTCGTAATGGAACATATTTTAGTTGTGGAAGATGAAGTGCAGCTGGCTGCGCTGACCGAAGATTACCTCAAGGCGGCGGGCTATCAGACCAGTGCGTTGCATGAAGGCACTCAGGTCGTGGAATGGGTCAGGGCTAATCAGCCTGATCTGATCTTGCTTGATTGCATGTTGCCGGGGAAAGATGGGATTTCAATTTGCCGCGAACTGCGCACGTTTACGCAGGTGCCGATTTTGATGGTAACGGCCAAAGTCGATGAAATTGATCGCTTGATCGGCCTGGAAATCGGGGCAGATGATTATATCTGTAAGCCGTGCAGCTTGCGTGAGGTCGTGGCACGGGTGAAGGCTGTGCTCAGACGCTATGCACTGGTGCCGCAGCATTTAACGCCGGAGCGAGAGCAGGAAACACAAACGCCGGCGTTGCAACTGGACAAAGCGAAGTTCAAAGCCACCCTGAACGGATTGGACCTGGATCTCACGGCGGTAGAATTTGCCATGCTGGATATTCTGGCTTCGTCACCGGGCCGGGTTTATTCCCGTAGCCAACTGATGGAAGCCATTTACCGGGACAACCGGATTGTCAGCGAACGGACCATAGACAGTCACATTAAAAAATTGCGCAAGAAATTTACCGAAGTTCAGCCGGATTACGAACTGATCCATTCGGTGTATGGCGCTGGATATAAGCTCGAATTTTCATGAATAAAACCTGAAGAAAACAGAGCATCGAAAACAACACAGGCAGCCTCGGCTGCCTGTTCGCGTTATGCGGGAACGTAAGCCGGCCGGGCAATCTTTCTCAGGCTCAGCAGAAGCCAGACGGTGAGCAGGCTGCTGCAGACGGGGAGGGCAACCCAGACGCCTTCGGTGCCGGCGAGGGCGGCAAAACTGAAGATCAGCAGGCTGATCAACACCAACTTCCCGCCGGTCAGCAGCGATGCTTCCTTCGGACGGTTAATCGACTGGAAGTAGGTGGCACCCACCAGTAACAGCCCTTCCATCGGCAGCCCCCAGAAATAGAGCTGCATCCCCTGTACGGCATCCGGCAAGATACTGGTCTGGGGACCGGCAAACAGGTAGACAAAATAGTGCGGGACACTGTAAATCACAGCCACGCCACAGAGCGCAACCAGCAAAGTGACGGCAAAC harbors:
- a CDS encoding ATP-binding protein: MGKMIRMLTGSVRSYIRLKAIIMIVVTTLIGSVTMVALTKISMDNGLMRYVNSTEQQRVEKLIELLEQDLPGYLERRVSPHHWWPTMVNGTKLEDEEPQWQPTQLSEYSKEFDAEFLQDQPGSVIRYDRRPPPPGMTGAEMAADGPAGLPRPRLGDVVPSDFELRVFLLDAEKKRIIGPLQHEDQILHPLHHNGEILGYLGYIQPETLAEATEAQFVDEFNASLIWIWAVSCGLTLAVALPWAHSLIKTIEVFNNGVRQLALGTYGTRVKIQREDELGQLASDINHLAAVLEQNERARQQWIADISHELRNPLAIMQAEVEAVQDGVRQNGESTMKSIHHNVTHLSHLVNDLYELSLSDIGALSYDKYPASPIALMEQCVDLYRDAFDEKGLALSIRYIGERDIMAGLTMELDQIRIQQLFSNVLKNSLKYTDAGGKLEVVCQHLHNRLHLAFNDSAPGLSDSDLAQMFERLFRADPARQRSKSGGAGLGLSICRSIAEAHDMRLSAQHSELGGVSIQIGITLES
- a CDS encoding response regulator codes for the protein MEHILVVEDEVQLAALTEDYLKAAGYQTSALHEGTQVVEWVRANQPDLILLDCMLPGKDGISICRELRTFTQVPILMVTAKVDEIDRLIGLEIGADDYICKPCSLREVVARVKAVLRRYALVPQHLTPEREQETQTPALQLDKAKFKATLNGLDLDLTAVEFAMLDILASSPGRVYSRSQLMEAIYRDNRIVSERTIDSHIKKLRKKFTEVQPDYELIHSVYGAGYKLEFS